The Pseudomonadota bacterium genome window below encodes:
- a CDS encoding tRNA pseudouridine(65) synthase TruC: MLDILYQDATLVAINKPTGLLLHRSAIDRHETRFALQLLRDQIGQRVYPVHRLDKPTSGVLVFALDRETAAQLAAAFTTGEVHKLYIAVVRGYTAEEGTIDYPLRVEPDRMTDRDARQDKGPQTALTDYRRLAGVELPVRVDRYPSSRYSLIETAPRTGRKHQIRRHMKHIAHPIVGDTTYGKSRHNRLFLERFGSTRLLLHARSLAFHHPATVQALTITAPLDEAFGNVLKQLGWYEMIGRGSTPHQPLPGAQTPPATHPP; encoded by the coding sequence ATGCTCGATATCCTCTACCAGGACGCAACGCTCGTTGCCATCAACAAACCCACCGGGTTGCTGCTACACCGCAGCGCCATCGACCGGCACGAAACCCGTTTCGCCCTGCAACTGCTGCGCGATCAGATCGGGCAACGCGTCTACCCGGTGCATCGCCTCGACAAGCCTACCTCGGGGGTGCTGGTTTTCGCGCTCGATCGAGAGACCGCCGCTCAGCTGGCGGCGGCCTTCACCACAGGCGAGGTTCACAAGCTCTATATCGCGGTGGTGCGCGGGTATACCGCTGAAGAGGGCACCATAGATTACCCGCTGCGCGTAGAGCCAGACAGGATGACCGATCGCGACGCGCGTCAGGACAAAGGGCCGCAGACGGCGCTCACTGACTATCGACGCTTGGCCGGCGTCGAACTCCCGGTGCGCGTCGACCGCTATCCCAGTAGCCGTTACTCACTCATCGAAACCGCGCCGCGCACCGGGCGCAAACACCAGATCCGCCGTCACATGAAGCATATCGCCCACCCCATCGTCGGCGACACCACCTACGGCAAGAGCCGCCACAACCGGCTTTTCCTGGAACGCTTCGGCTCGACACGGCTGTTGCTCCATGCACGCAGTCTCGCATTCCATCACCCGGCAACGGTGCAGGCGCTCACTATCACCGCGCCGTTGGATGAAGCGTTCGGCAACGTGCTGAAGCAGCTGGGCTGGTACGAGATGATCGGCCGCGGATCCACCCCTCACCAACCCCTTCCGGGCGCGCAAACCCCGCCCGCAACGCATCCGCCGTAG
- a CDS encoding C4-dicarboxylate ABC transporter permease, with translation MDQLTLILILTVALFGLLGMGLWVAVALFGVAFVGMVLNGNDAVGQIMATTTWGSSSSWTLTALPLFIWMGEILFRTRLSEDLFRGLSPWLGALPGRLLHVNILGCGIFAAVSGSSAATAATIGRMTLPELKQRRYDEPMSIGTLAGSGTLGLLIPPSLILIVYGVSAQLSIGRLFIAGALPGLLLVVLFMGFTVAWALLNPRRVPARDPAVSWGQKLYAARRLFPVLGLIIFVLGSIYGGFATATEAAVLGVVGALFLSITTGSLTWQTFNESLMGATRTSCMIAFILAGAAFLTIAMGFTGIPRALAEYIGAMGLSATGLLVVLTLFFVLLGCFLDGISVVVLTTSVILPIVEQAGIDLLWFGVYLVLVVEMSQITPPVGFNLFVIQGLTGRNILYIARAALPFFFLLLAAVVLVTWFPGIVTYLPQQMTRG, from the coding sequence GTGGATCAACTCACCCTCATCCTGATCCTCACCGTCGCGCTCTTCGGCCTGTTGGGCATGGGTCTGTGGGTGGCGGTGGCACTTTTCGGCGTGGCGTTCGTCGGTATGGTGCTGAACGGCAACGACGCCGTCGGCCAGATCATGGCCACCACCACCTGGGGATCGAGTTCGTCGTGGACGCTCACCGCGCTGCCGCTGTTTATCTGGATGGGCGAAATCCTGTTCCGCACACGATTGTCGGAGGATCTGTTTCGCGGCCTCTCGCCGTGGCTCGGTGCGCTGCCGGGCCGTTTGCTGCACGTCAATATCCTCGGCTGCGGGATCTTCGCCGCCGTCTCCGGCTCATCCGCCGCCACCGCCGCCACCATCGGGCGCATGACGCTGCCGGAGCTCAAGCAACGCCGCTACGACGAACCGATGTCGATAGGCACCCTGGCCGGCTCGGGCACCCTGGGTCTGCTGATTCCGCCCTCGCTGATCCTGATCGTCTATGGCGTCTCGGCGCAGCTCTCCATCGGCCGGCTGTTCATCGCCGGCGCACTGCCCGGTCTGCTGCTGGTAGTGCTGTTCATGGGCTTTACCGTGGCCTGGGCACTGCTCAATCCCCGGCGCGTGCCCGCGCGCGACCCGGCGGTGAGTTGGGGACAGAAGCTCTACGCGGCGCGGCGCCTGTTCCCGGTCCTGGGGCTGATCATCTTCGTACTCGGCTCGATCTACGGCGGATTCGCCACCGCCACCGAGGCCGCCGTGCTCGGCGTGGTCGGCGCCCTGTTCCTCTCGATCACCACCGGCTCGCTCACCTGGCAGACCTTCAACGAGAGCCTGATGGGCGCCACCCGCACCTCGTGCATGATCGCCTTTATTCTGGCCGGCGCCGCCTTTCTCACCATCGCCATGGGCTTTACCGGCATCCCGCGCGCGCTGGCCGAGTACATCGGCGCCATGGGTCTTTCGGCCACCGGACTGCTGGTGGTGTTGACCCTTTTCTTCGTCCTGCTGGGCTGCTTTCTCGACGGCATCTCGGTGGTGGTGCTGACCACTTCGGTGATTCTGCCCATCGTGGAACAGGCAGGGATCGACCTGCTCTGGTTCGGCGTCTATCTGGTGCTGGTGGTGGAGATGTCGCAGATCACCCCGCCGGTGGGTTTCAACCTGTTCGTCATCCAGGGGCTGACCGGGCGCAACATCCTCTACATCGCCCGCGCCGCGTTGCCGTTCTTTTTCCTGCTGCTGGCGGCGGTGGTGCTGGTGACCTGGTTTCCCGGGATCGTCACCTATCTCCCGCAGCAGATGACGCGGGGTTGA
- a CDS encoding spore maturation protein — protein MNALFFALIAIAFLVTGYRQIGWVAPTPEAVAPMDALAIGMVEAAKSSVTLALGLIGIMAFFLGLMKVAEAGGLLVIIARLLRPLMIRLFPDVPAEHPAMGAMVMNLSANALGLGNAATPFGIRAMQELDKLNYYRGSATNAMALFLAINTSSVTLLPTGVIALRAASGSTDPAGILPTTLFATLCSTTVAILAAKFYQRFSAVEPPAGFAPPDDATPPPAVEASLAEAPPGYPAYISILALAVIVAMIPLTVAFGATISPWILPGLAVLLLGFGVLRRVRIYETFVEGAREGFQVAVRIIPYLVAILVAVGMLRESGALEAFVQAVGQYTGALGLPAEALPMALLRPLSGSGAYGVMAATIQDPAIGPDSYIGYLVSTLQGSTETTFYVLAVYFGAIQIRRVRHALAAGLTADLAGIIGAIVACQWLLA, from the coding sequence ATGAACGCTCTCTTTTTCGCCCTCATCGCCATCGCCTTCCTCGTCACCGGATATCGGCAAATCGGCTGGGTGGCGCCCACGCCCGAAGCCGTTGCACCGATGGACGCCCTGGCCATCGGCATGGTGGAGGCCGCCAAGAGCTCGGTGACCCTGGCCCTTGGATTGATCGGCATAATGGCGTTCTTTCTCGGCCTGATGAAGGTGGCTGAAGCCGGCGGCCTGCTGGTGATCATCGCCCGGTTGCTGCGCCCGTTGATGATCCGCCTCTTTCCCGATGTGCCCGCCGAGCATCCGGCCATGGGCGCGATGGTGATGAACCTCTCCGCCAACGCCCTGGGACTCGGCAACGCCGCCACCCCGTTCGGCATTCGCGCCATGCAGGAGTTGGACAAACTCAATTACTACCGGGGTTCGGCCACCAACGCCATGGCACTGTTTCTCGCCATCAACACCTCGAGCGTGACGCTGTTGCCCACCGGGGTCATCGCATTGCGCGCCGCCTCGGGCTCCACCGATCCGGCGGGCATACTACCGACCACGCTCTTTGCCACGCTCTGCTCGACGACCGTGGCGATCCTGGCGGCCAAGTTCTATCAGCGCTTCTCCGCCGTCGAGCCGCCGGCGGGGTTTGCACCCCCGGATGACGCCACACCACCGCCTGCGGTGGAGGCATCACTGGCCGAAGCGCCACCCGGCTACCCGGCCTACATCTCGATACTCGCCCTGGCGGTGATCGTTGCCATGATCCCGCTCACCGTTGCCTTTGGCGCCACCATCAGCCCGTGGATATTGCCCGGGCTGGCGGTGCTGCTGCTCGGGTTCGGGGTGCTGCGCCGCGTGCGTATCTATGAAACCTTCGTCGAGGGGGCGCGCGAGGGTTTCCAGGTCGCGGTGCGCATCATCCCCTATCTGGTGGCCATCCTGGTGGCGGTGGGCATGCTGCGCGAAAGCGGCGCCCTCGAGGCCTTCGTACAGGCCGTCGGGCAGTACACCGGCGCGCTCGGGCTGCCGGCGGAAGCACTACCCATGGCGCTGCTGCGCCCGCTTTCGGGATCCGGTGCCTACGGGGTGATGGCCGCGACCATTCAGGATCCCGCCATCGGTCCCGACAGCTATATCGGCTATCTGGTGAGCACGCTGCAGGGTTCGACAGAAACCACCTTCTACGTCCTCGCCGTCTATTTCGGCGCCATCCAGATCCGCCGGGTGCGCCATGCCCTCGCAGCGGGTCTGACGGCCGATCTGGCGGGCATCATCGGGGCGATTGTCGCCTGCCAGTGGCTGCTGGCCTGA
- a CDS encoding C4-dicarboxylate ABC transporter substrate-binding protein gives MKGINRALACSAIAFGLISTPTLAATKWDMPTPYADGVHHTQNVRQFAADVKAATNGELDIVVHSGASLFKHPEIHRAVRSGQVPIGELFMGLLGNDDPIFKVDNIPFLASDFESAQKLWDASRPVVEERLTKDGLMLLYAVPWPPQGFYTKNPVSSVADFKGLKMRAYSPTTSRLAALLEAAPTTVQTPEIPQAFSTGIIEAMVTSPTTGVSSQAWDFVNHYTDTQAWIPKNMVIVNARSFKRLPQEQQQAVTAAAAKAEARGWEMARAETMEKTRTLGEKGMQIAVPTPQFKGELRAIGKTMSEEWAKEAGDQGMTILKAVQ, from the coding sequence ATGAAAGGCATCAACCGCGCGCTGGCGTGCAGCGCAATCGCATTCGGACTGATCAGCACCCCCACCCTGGCCGCCACCAAGTGGGATATGCCCACCCCCTACGCCGATGGCGTACACCACACCCAGAACGTGCGCCAGTTCGCCGCGGATGTGAAGGCAGCGACCAACGGCGAACTCGACATCGTCGTCCACTCCGGCGCCTCGCTGTTCAAGCACCCGGAGATCCATCGCGCCGTGCGCTCGGGTCAGGTGCCCATCGGCGAGCTGTTCATGGGCCTGCTGGGCAACGATGACCCGATCTTCAAGGTCGACAACATCCCCTTCCTGGCCAGCGACTTCGAATCCGCGCAAAAGCTGTGGGACGCCTCGCGCCCGGTCGTGGAAGAGCGGCTGACTAAAGACGGCCTGATGCTGCTCTACGCCGTACCGTGGCCGCCACAGGGCTTCTACACCAAGAATCCGGTCAGTTCAGTGGCCGATTTCAAGGGCCTGAAGATGCGCGCCTACAGCCCCACCACCTCGCGCCTGGCAGCACTGCTCGAGGCGGCGCCGACCACGGTGCAGACACCCGAAATCCCGCAGGCCTTCAGCACCGGCATCATCGAGGCGATGGTCACCTCGCCCACCACTGGCGTCAGCAGCCAGGCGTGGGATTTCGTCAACCACTACACCGATACCCAGGCGTGGATTCCCAAGAACATGGTGATCGTCAACGCCCGTTCCTTCAAACGCCTGCCCCAGGAGCAGCAGCAGGCCGTGACCGCCGCCGCCGCCAAGGCCGAAGCCCGTGGCTGGGAGATGGCCCGCGCCGAGACCATGGAGAAGACCCGGACTCTCGGCGAAAAGGGTATGCAGATCGCCGTGCCTACCCCGCAGTTCAAGGGTGAACTGCGCGCCATCGGCAAGACCATGAGCGAAGAGTGGGCCAAGGAGGCCGGCGATCAGGGGATGACCATCCTCAAGGCGGTGCAGTAA
- a CDS encoding TRAP transporter small permease codes for MLRQLLDRLYLGAGVLAALFLVAIALLILAQVIGRWFGVVVPSTEDFSGFFLAASSFLALAYTLRAGGHIRVTLLLHHWSPSARRAIEITTLAVALALTLYAAWSCIGLVVESYAFEEVSSGYVAVPIWIPQTPMALGLVIFAIALLDELVCLLRGQEPTYLQQENIAVTADAD; via the coding sequence ATGCTCCGCCAACTTCTCGACCGTCTCTACCTCGGTGCCGGCGTGCTCGCCGCGCTCTTTCTGGTGGCCATCGCGCTGCTGATTCTGGCGCAGGTCATCGGCCGCTGGTTCGGTGTGGTCGTCCCCTCCACCGAGGATTTTTCCGGCTTTTTTCTTGCCGCCTCCAGTTTTCTGGCACTCGCGTATACGCTGCGCGCCGGCGGCCACATCCGCGTCACCCTGCTCCTGCACCACTGGTCGCCCAGCGCGCGGCGCGCCATCGAGATCACCACCCTCGCCGTTGCGCTGGCGCTCACGCTCTACGCCGCCTGGTCGTGCATCGGGCTGGTGGTCGAGTCCTACGCATTTGAAGAGGTCTCCAGCGGCTATGTCGCGGTACCGATCTGGATCCCGCAGACGCCCATGGCGCTGGGTCTGGTGATCTTCGCCATCGCGTTGCTCGATGAACTGGTCTGCCTGCTGCGCGGCCAGGAGCCCACGTACCTGCAGCAGGAAAACATCGCCGTGACCGCGGATGCAGACTAG